Proteins co-encoded in one Cytophagales bacterium genomic window:
- a CDS encoding Fic family protein yields the protein MPFIETKKETALDENYHVASVLTKQEYSDFRIIKSKIEKKLQKYEPDNYYRAFITDFTYDSNAIEGSSLTLRDTGKLLFEGICPAKPLKHVKEALNHKDAFDYTIDYKNKIDEKFICAVQKKVVAGTLQEYLIKYEGNIRELNVRVGSHVAPDHQQVHLLLNKLLRWYHQYNDKYHVIEVCAFFHAQFEYIHPFVDGNGRTGRLILNKMLKDAGWPYMNIFFKFRWHYYSALESYQNEKNIQPLIRLFLRCYRDGYKRF from the coding sequence ATGCCATTTATTGAAACAAAAAAAGAAACAGCGCTTGATGAAAATTATCATGTCGCAAGCGTTCTCACAAAGCAGGAATATTCTGATTTTAGAATTATAAAATCAAAAATTGAAAAGAAATTACAAAAGTATGAACCGGACAATTATTACAGAGCATTTATTACAGATTTTACTTATGACTCCAACGCTATTGAAGGATCATCATTAACACTAAGAGATACAGGCAAACTCCTTTTTGAAGGTATCTGCCCTGCAAAACCACTAAAGCATGTAAAAGAAGCTCTTAATCATAAAGATGCTTTTGATTATACTATAGATTACAAAAACAAAATTGATGAAAAATTTATATGTGCTGTCCAAAAAAAAGTTGTAGCAGGAACACTTCAGGAATATTTAATAAAATATGAAGGTAATATAAGGGAATTAAACGTGCGTGTTGGAAGCCATGTAGCGCCTGATCATCAGCAAGTTCATTTATTGCTGAATAAATTACTTAGATGGTATCATCAATATAATGATAAATATCATGTCATTGAGGTTTGTGCTTTCTTCCATGCACAATTTGAATATATACACCCTTTTGTAGATGGTAATGGGAGAACCGGCAGATTAATCCTCAATAAAATGCTGAAAGATGCTGGTTGGCCATATATGAATATTTTCTTTAAGTTCAGATGGCATTATTATTCAGCATTGGAAAGTTATCAGAATGAAAAAAATATTC
- a CDS encoding SGNH/GDSL hydrolase family protein — protein sequence MENFLWIYLSDDEKCEAIWRSYNIFQYSRENIDFDPDIGFVNKPDLRVVFNNIDFQTNISINSRGFRDDNNSLVNSDVLILGDSFGFGWGVNKNETCESFMEKIGNLKVLNMSVSGYSTVQEFLLLKKFANRNNIKGKIVIFLFFENDLDNNLQGYHFLPFPYLYVEDSLIKFSKPTIGQFNNWLNIVNGRMNKGIARHFFIGDIIYQSVNKIKKRVESKKDYSKTEGDNQRIIDKYETFDLLMKEIKVFENRKKFHTLFIYVPSVDYYLGADKEELVYKINEICERFSVPFIDLSRCLEINDYYYECDGHWKPSGHYKAASEIISYIETVYFVSGSVNIVNQVK from the coding sequence TTGGAAAATTTTTTATGGATTTACTTGTCTGACGATGAGAAATGTGAAGCAATTTGGAGATCCTATAACATTTTTCAATATAGCAGAGAAAACATTGATTTTGACCCCGATATTGGATTTGTAAACAAACCTGATTTGCGTGTTGTGTTTAATAACATCGATTTTCAAACCAATATTTCAATTAACTCGAGGGGATTTCGAGATGACAATAATTCTCTGGTGAACTCGGATGTATTGATTTTAGGTGACTCATTTGGCTTTGGCTGGGGTGTTAACAAGAATGAAACATGTGAAAGTTTTATGGAGAAGATTGGAAATTTAAAGGTTTTGAATATGAGTGTATCAGGATATTCAACCGTTCAGGAATTTTTACTACTCAAAAAGTTTGCTAATCGAAATAATATCAAAGGTAAAATAGTAATATTCCTTTTTTTTGAAAATGACTTGGACAATAATCTTCAGGGTTATCATTTTTTACCCTTTCCTTATCTTTATGTTGAAGATAGTTTAATTAAGTTTTCGAAACCAACTATTGGGCAATTTAATAATTGGTTAAATATCGTCAATGGTAGGATGAACAAGGGGATTGCGAGACACTTCTTTATTGGTGATATAATTTATCAATCTGTAAATAAAATAAAAAAACGAGTAGAATCAAAAAAAGATTATAGCAAAACTGAGGGTGATAATCAAAGAATTATTGATAAATACGAGACTTTTGATTTGTTAATGAAAGAGATAAAAGTTTTTGAAAACCGAAAAAAGTTTCACACATTGTTTATTTACGTTCCTTCAGTGGATTACTATCTTGGGGCTGATAAAGAAGAACTGGTTTATAAGATCAACGAAATATGCGAGAGATTTTCTGTTCCATTTATAGATCTAAGTCGATGTCTTGAGATTAACGATTACTACTATGAATGTGATGGCCATTGGAAGCCAAGCGGACATTATAAGGCGGCCTCAGAAATAATCAGTTATATCGAAACTGTTTACTTTGTAAGCGGCAGTGTAAACATAGTAAATCAGGTTAAGTGA
- a CDS encoding WxcM-like domain-containing protein: MAKLIELKTFIDNRGSLTVFEDHEIPFKIKRVFYIYGVDNSQRAGHRHHKTRQALICLKGSCVVHNNEGVLKQDFLLNSPKNCLLLEPEDWHLLDGFTPDTVLMVLASEYFDEKDYIFEDYK, translated from the coding sequence ATGGCAAAATTAATTGAATTAAAAACCTTTATTGACAACAGAGGATCGCTAACGGTATTTGAAGATCATGAAATCCCATTTAAAATTAAACGGGTTTTCTACATTTACGGAGTAGATAATTCTCAAAGGGCCGGTCACAGGCATCACAAAACCCGCCAGGCATTGATTTGTTTGAAAGGCAGTTGTGTTGTTCATAATAATGAAGGAGTACTTAAGCAAGATTTTCTGCTCAACTCTCCCAAAAATTGCCTGCTGCTGGAGCCAGAGGATTGGCATCTATTGGATGGCTTTACACCCGATACGGTACTTATGGTATTGGCTTCAGAATATTTTGATGAAAAGGACTATATATTTGAAGATTACAAGTGA